The Mycolicibacterium monacense genome contains the following window.
CGCCCGCTCTCGCTCACCCCGACCGGAGTGCTGGTGTGGGTCTGCACCGTCGCGGTCGGCATGGTGCTGCGCAAGCTGAGCGGTCAGGGCGTCGCGGTCAGCTTCGTCATCGTGGCGTCGCTGGTCACCGCACTGCTGCTGCTCGGATGGCGTGGTGTGGCAACTGCCCTGCGGCACAAGCAGATTCAGCGCAGCTGAGGGTCGCCGCCCTCTATTGACGTGGATACCGTCAGCGTGGCGCGCAACCCGCCGAGCGTGCTGTCGGCCAGTTCAATGGTGCCGCCGTGCAATTCGGCCTGCTGTGCGACCAGCGCGAGCCCCAGACCCGAACCCCCGGGGGCCGCGGTGCTGCCCCGGCGGAACCGGCCGAGCACCGTCTCGTGTTCCTCGGCGGGCAGACCGCGTCCGTCGTCGTCGACGACGATGGTCAGCCACCCGTCGGTGCGCCGCGCGGACAGCACCACGCGGCCGGCGCCGCCGTGGGTGATCGCGTTGCGCACCAGGTTGTCGACGGCGAGGCGCAACCCGTCCGGCAACCCCCACACCGTGCCGAGATCCTCCGCGTCGACCTGGATGTCGACCTGCGGCGCCGAGCGCATGTTCTCCCGCGCCACCCGGTCGAGGGTGTCGGTGATGTCGATCGGTTCGCGGTCCGCGGCCTGGGCCAGCTGACCGGACGCCAGTTGCCCCAGCGCGGTGATGATCGCCTCGACCCGGCGCTGCGCCCGCGACAGGTCCGCGACCACCTCGGCGCGTTCGTCCTCGGGCAGATCGTGGATGCGCAGCGTGTCCAGGTCTGCGCGCATCGCCGTGAGCGGGGTGCGCAACTCGTGGGCGGCGTTGGCGGCGAAGTCCTGCGCGGCCTGCAGCGAG
Protein-coding sequences here:
- a CDS encoding DUF3054 domain-containing protein encodes the protein MPTVDRRTAALALLADLVCVVVFCTIGRRSHAEGLTIAGIAETAWPFLAGTAVGWLAARAWRRPLSLTPTGVLVWVCTVAVGMVLRKLSGQGVAVSFVIVASLVTALLLLGWRGVATALRHKQIQRS
- a CDS encoding sensor histidine kinase, producing the protein MWLPRLFRSTSLRTRVAVASAAAASAVVAAFTILTSVVLASNDDAQLDRRLDSIVDASMYPEQLQDPRRGVLTTGRDRSTGQVVFQRGFQLPKLPPGTETVEVNGVDYRVRTLVVDQEGGVLVSIGIRADSILLSRGRIPEYVLVGLVTVLIAGGLGWLLAGPAIRPLRKLTEQTSKLSTGTDEMPEVRGAREAEELSAAMSAMLRRLAAAQQATTNSLQAAQDFAANAAHELRTPLTAMRADLDTLRIHDLPEDERAEVVADLSRAQRRVEAIITALGQLASGQLAQAADREPIDITDTLDRVARENMRSAPQVDIQVDAEDLGTVWGLPDGLRLAVDNLVRNAITHGGAGRVVLSARRTDGWLTIVVDDDGRGLPAEEHETVLGRFRRGSTAAPGGSGLGLALVAQQAELHGGTIELADSTLGGLRATLTVSTSIEGGDPQLR